The Natranaeroarchaeum aerophilus region CAACGATCGAGCGGCCAGCCCCACCCATGCACTGACATTCGCCCCGGAACGGTTCGCGGCTGTGCGACACGCCGCTTCGGGAACAGCAGATGTCGCCTGCTCGCCAGAACGCCCTCGTCTTCCAGCGCCGGGACGATCCGGGACCGATAGCCTCTTTCACACACCACGACAGGGCTAGGTATGACCGACTACTTCGAGGTGCTGGAGCGTGACGGGGCTGCCCGGATTGCCCAGCTCCGCCTTTCCGATCCGGTAACGACGCCCGCCCTCGTCGACGATGTTGTCGAGGATGCCGGAAGCCTCTGGCCCGAGGAGCGGGAATTACCCGACGGTGACGAGAGCGCCCTCACAATCCTTCCCCACCGTGGCCTTCCAGCCGGGACCGCCGACGAGGTGAAAGATTCGTTTGCTGTCGACTACCCCGAGGTCGACTACCCAAGCGCCGCGGTCGTGACGCCTGATACCGCCGCCGATTACGGTGCCGACGCGTACGTCCTGTCCGATGCGCAGGGCTGGATCGGTCACGGGAGCGCGTTCCGCGACGCCATCACCGAGACGAAAGAAGCGATTCCCGCCGACAGCGCGCTGTATCTCTCCGGCGTCGCCACGCCAGTCAACGTCGCCACGCTCGTCTACGCAGGCGTCGATCTGATCGACGAGCATCGGGCGGTCGTGAAAGGACTCGAAGGCAAGTACCTCACCAACGAGGGCGAACACTTCCTCGAAGATCTTGAGGAACTCCCCTGTGCGTGCCCGGCCTGCCAACAGCCTGTAGCTGAGTTCGACCGTGAGGATTGTGCAGACCACAACGTCCACGCGCTCCGTGCCGAGATCGCTCGCGTCCGCGAACGGATTCGCGCTGGTCGCCTGCGTGATTATATCGAGGGACAGACCCGCCACGAACAGTGGTGTACCGCCGCGTTCCGAGAGTTCGATCAGCAGTGGTCGTATCTCGAACAGCGAACCCCCGTTCTCAGGCGCTCCGAACTGGTCTCGGCGACGGAGGATACAATCCGGCGCGTCGAGATCCAGCGCTTCGCGGATCGCGTGACCAGCCGATATCGGAACCGCTTTTCGAACCCGCTCGTGCTCGTCCCGTGTTCGGCGACGAAGCCATACAGCGAGTCACAGAGCCACGGCCAGTTCCACGAGGCGAACGGCTTCCGTGGCCACGTCGTCTCGATGACCAGCCCGATCGGCGTCGTCCCACAGGAGCTGGAGTGTACCTATCCGGCACAGCACTACGACTCCGTAGTCACCGGGCGATGGTCAGAAGACGAAAAGCGGTTTGTCGCGAACGTCCTGCAGGCCTATCTTGAACGCAACGAGTATCCCGCCGTGATTGCACACGTCCCCGAGGAGGGGTACCGAGATATCTGCGAACGCGTCGAAAATGCGCTCGGTCTGGAGTTCACTTACACTGTCGACGAGCACCCGACCGACGAAACCTCGCTGGTCAACCTCGCTGGCGCGCTGGAGGGTGAACTGAAGTACTCCAAACGCGAACGCGAACAGAATACTGTGAGAGCGATTGCCGACTACCAGTTCGGTGACGGCGCTGGCGACGCGCTATTCGAAGACATCTCGATGCAGAGTCGCTACCCGAAACTGCGCGTGCACGACTCGGAGGGCGACCAGCTCGCCGCGATGGTCCCCCAGTATGGCGTCCTCTCGTTCACTCTCGCGGGTGCGCGCCAGTGGGTTGAGAGTGACGCACCGACCAAACGCGTCGAGATCGACGCGTTCGTTCCGCACGGAGACGTGCTCGCCCCCGGTATCGTCGATGCAGACGACGATATTCGAGTTGGCGACGAGGTCGTTATCGAGGGACCGAAGGCATTCGGCGTTGGTCGCGCGGAGATGAGCGGCCCGGAGATGGCAGAGAGCACACGCGGAGTCGCGACGTCGGTTCGGCACGTCGAAGAGCAGTAGCCGGAGGCCACCGGGGCTCCCTCCAAAGATAACATCCGCGAGAGTCCGGACGCTTCGCGTAGACGAGTGGCCGAGACGGTGTGTGACTGCTTCTGCACGATATTTCTGTCACGAACGGCAAAGCGATCATATTCGGGATGTGACGCCGACCGTAGTCGAGAATCGAATGACGGTGAGTAGTTAATTATTACACCTGTTGTTAAGGATTCTATCACGGGGAGATAGCCCGGAACGCGGGTGATCATATGCGACCGGCTCTGACTGATTCACGGAGATAACCGTCAGATGGGCGGATAGAGGGCCTGAAACCACAATTCGTGTCGTTACATCTATTAGCCTCTGGTAGAGAGAACCACTAGATGACCGATCTTCCGGATTCCGTCGGGTTCCTGCTGGCGGACGAGGCGTCACCCGAACAGCGTGCCGCGCTGAACTGGGCGACCGATGCCGGGATCGATACCGACCGGGTCGGACCCGACGAGCTTGCAGAGGGTACTGTTCCCCTGTCACGCTACGATGTCCTCTGGTGGCACCGCGACAACCCTATCGACGCCGTCGGCGGCTTGGACGACTGGCTGGGACACCTTTCCGAATGGATCGAGGCCGGGGGCGGAGTCCTGCTCACGTTGCGGGCACTCGAAGCGATCGAACCACTTGGCATCGATCCGATCGCCCCAGATACAACCGGCAATGTCGAGCCGGAACATGAGCTCGGCCTGCTCTGCAAATCTATCCACGCTGACGGCCCGGTGTTCGAGGAGTTCGACGCACTCCGCATCCCAACCCGCGCCG contains the following coding sequences:
- the arcS gene encoding archaeosine synthase subunit alpha, producing the protein MTDYFEVLERDGAARIAQLRLSDPVTTPALVDDVVEDAGSLWPEERELPDGDESALTILPHRGLPAGTADEVKDSFAVDYPEVDYPSAAVVTPDTAADYGADAYVLSDAQGWIGHGSAFRDAITETKEAIPADSALYLSGVATPVNVATLVYAGVDLIDEHRAVVKGLEGKYLTNEGEHFLEDLEELPCACPACQQPVAEFDREDCADHNVHALRAEIARVRERIRAGRLRDYIEGQTRHEQWCTAAFREFDQQWSYLEQRTPVLRRSELVSATEDTIRRVEIQRFADRVTSRYRNRFSNPLVLVPCSATKPYSESQSHGQFHEANGFRGHVVSMTSPIGVVPQELECTYPAQHYDSVVTGRWSEDEKRFVANVLQAYLERNEYPAVIAHVPEEGYRDICERVENALGLEFTYTVDEHPTDETSLVNLAGALEGELKYSKREREQNTVRAIADYQFGDGAGDALFEDISMQSRYPKLRVHDSEGDQLAAMVPQYGVLSFTLAGARQWVESDAPTKRVEIDAFVPHGDVLAPGIVDADDDIRVGDEVVIEGPKAFGVGRAEMSGPEMAESTRGVATSVRHVEEQ